The window GCTATTCGGTCATTGTTGATCTGGATCTGTATTCCATTTATCTAATTTTGCTCTATATTCCTTGACAACCTTCAGCAACAGAAACCTATCTCTCAATCTCGAAAGATCCAATTGATCGCCATcatggggaagagagttccaaatttgcACAGAGTTTACATGAAGTGATGTGTTTTTTCCCCACTACACAAAATTCTTTACAGTATCAAATAATTACTTTAAACattttaggtcacccctcaaacatCTGAACTAAAAAGAATCCGAAGCAGAGATTGTGATATTTTAGAAAACTTTTAATGGAGGCATCAATCTAATCTTGTATATCTAAGCAATTACTGGTTGTGTTCTACTGAATGTAGATTTTATAAGAGGTTTCTGGTCTTTGGTTTAAGGCactgcagtgtttcagtgattcTGGTGATCTATTCTGAAACAAGATTCAATTTGTAAAATTAACTCCAGCTTTTTATATCATTGTTTCCAGCAAAGTTTAAAATGTCTGAAGAGAGAATTAATTGCACTAATTTACCACTGTTATATGTATGTTCAAGATGTAATAAATAAACATATCTATATGAATTTAACTCCGAAATTATTTTGTAAGCTGCTATGTTGCAAACACGTGAATGAATGGGCGCTCTCCTGTTTGACTTAATGAAAGTAAAACTGAAGCCAGGTTTAGGTCCCACTTCAGCTTTGTTGGACATGCATATCTTGCCCAtcaggagtatgtgtgtgtgtcttttgGTACCCAAACTACGGAAGGTTCTTGCTTGTAAacactgagattagattagattccttacagtgtggaaacaagcccttcagcccaaccagtccacaccgaccctctgaagagaaacccacccagagctatttccctctgactaatgcacctaacactacaggcaatttagcacagccaattcacctgtcctgcacatatttggactgtgggaggaaaccagagcacccagagggtgcTTTtacatgttcagcaccattcacaactccacaAATACTGAAAGAATTTATGTCTGAATACAGCAgaacctggacaatatcccagagaaactcacgcagacacacggagaacgtgcaaactccacacagatagtcgcccgagtttggaattgaacctagaaccctggtgctgtgaggcagcagtgctaaccactgagccaccacgccacccttGTCCACAAATCCTGGGCACACCAGTATGGGCATCAAATGAAGAGCACTCGTCACAATAATGTGTTCTGTCTTCCTCATTGACTTCTCCCTGTCCTTTAAAAATAGCTAAATCGAGAGTCTGCATCCCACGGCCCCAAACATTCAGCAGCTTTAGGAAGATGAACAACTCTCCCAACACTGTATTAGGAATGATCTGGGAAAGGCAGTTCAATTAAAAACTGTCCACTCCTGCTCATGATTCATTTCAAAGAGCTGTAGTTCTAATCAATCACTCACGTTTGCAATGTTAtatgaatttctttttaattgttcTGAGTCCAGACATCATTTCCCTTCATTAAGAACcctgagaaattggtggtgagctaGTTTGAATTGCTACACCCATGTAAAACAGTGCTTCCGCTATgattttaggaaagaaaatctaaAGTATCAACACTTCTCTGACTTTATGGCCTCACTGTTGAAATTGAATGCCATTAAAGAAGTTGATGGTTGGGCTGAGAACTGTCCCCTGAGGAGCTTCCAGGCAaatataaccatcttcctttgtttaCTATGACACCAGTTACTGATACTTTCCCTTTGATTTATATTTTGCTGAGCACTGTTGATGCAACACTCAGTCAATTCATGCCTTGACGTCAAGGGAAGCCACTCTCAATAGGCTAAGATAGCCTAATGATCAAATATTTCGAGCAGAACCAGAACTGAGCATCAGTAACATGGTTTCACTTGATTCCAGTACTGATTACTCCTTCCTTTGTTCTGTTTTCTTGACAGGAAGCTTATCAACTGTTTTAGATTTATCCTGTACTTTGAGGTTATACGTGATCAGTTTTCCATGTGTTGAGTAGATGTCTGTGAAATTATACTGGGGCTGGTGCAGACTGGACAAAGTCTTGTCCTTTTAATGTCAATTTAGTTCAATAGGTAAGACTCTCTGATTTAGAACATTATGGGTTGACACCACATTTCAGGAATTCAGGCTGACGTCTCCAGTtttgtatggagggaaggttgtgACAGTGGGGATTCAGATGAAACATTATTGCATGTTGAAGATCTGttaacattattttaaaagtaaaagttCTTTCCAATCAATATATATATGACAGTATTGATTGCCTGACAAATAGCACCGTGATACCAGTAACGCCGTGCCAAAGCCCATGTAAAAGTATTACTTTGTGTTGTGCCTGTGAATTTCATCCATCTGAAGATCTCTGTATCCATGACAAGAGAATATAGATAGCAGTACAAATCTATCAGGTCCAATGAGTTTGTGATTTTTGATAGTTTCTGGTCCTGCCTTCCCTAGAAACAAATTGCCccttctccctatttactctgtctgcTTTCCCATCTACTTCCTGACAAGTTACTCCACAACTTGATCTCCCTTTGAATGTTTCCATCCCTTGGTTCTCATTGATACAGTGTACCTTAAGGAATTTGAAGATAGCAAATATGCAAACAATTTGTCTGGATCAAATTTTATCAACTTCCTAGATATACCCAAAAGTCTAAGATTGATAATGGATAGTGTATAAGCTGTCAATATATGTTCTATATCAATGTGGAGCTTAGAGCATGGAACTGATAACATAGAATGGTGACCCTGGATGAAGGCATTTGCACTTTGCTCCCATTTGCTTGCAAAGTTGACCAGCTGTGGGGGATTTTTACTGGTATTGGCAGGACGTTCCCGTAGGCAACAGGTGGACTGCTAGTATATGTGGACATTATTGTCTCTGAGTATAAGAATCTCACCAGAATTCAAACTCCACTGCTTCATGTCTTGGAGGATTCCCAACACGGACAAACTAAGTGAATGCCAAACTTTCCAATACATGAGCTTGAGACTCCCTGATTGATAATTAATGATCTCCTGATGACAAGTGGATAGAATTGTCCCGCACCCTAACCACAACCCTCCATCCAACTTCACAGCCTCAGAAAATGCACCTATTTCAAAGATTTCATGCTGAATTAACTTGGCTCATTCAGTCATATTCTACACCTCTCCAGGATTTCTTTCCACTTTCAATATTTTCTGATGTAATCCTCTCAGCAGCCCAACTACTGAAAGCAGAGTCTGAGGGTAAAGTTCAGCAGAATCCGCAACCTTCCTCTCTAAAGTGGCTTTCATTTGATAACAAAACTTGACTatccagagtggagtgggataGCAGATTGAAAATCTGTCTGTTTATATAATCCCTAAGCATAATGAATTCAGACATCAGAACTGTATGTACAGACAGAGGATACTGTTCAGACCTCATGACTACTCGACCAATCAGGTAGTAGTTTATGGTATACAGTTTTATGGGGTTTTGGTGTATTTATTCTAGTCAACCTCTTCAGACATACTGTGACTCATTCAAggtatgtgggacttgaaccttaaTCTTCTGTCTCAGAGGTAAGGATATTACCACTACAGCATAAGACTCCCAGTTAGTACTTTATGGTCAATCTGTATTTCAACTTCATTCACCAGCCTTGGTATTTTTCTTCGTGCATTTACCTAACAAAATGCATCCATCTCAACTTGAAATGTTCAATTGACCATCAGCCTACAATTCTTTGAGGGTGTACTTTGCAAATTTCTATAATTCTGAGAGGACATGCTTCTTGATATCAGCCTTGAATGATCTAGTTCTAATACTGAGGTTATAATGCCTTGATCTGAACCTCACCACCAAAAGAAATTGTTCGTTTCCCTAATCTATCAACTGTATTCAAGGGAAAACAATGTTTGACTTTGGAACCTGGCCTCAATCTATTGAATTTGGTGCATCCCCTCTAACACCCATGTGTATTTCCTGAGGTATGGTCCCCAGTATAAATGCAGTGGCCCTGCTGGAATCCAGTCAGTACTCAGTACAGCACACCATAACTTTCAACGTATTTCAATCCTTTTGAAATAAGAGGGTGTTTTATTACAATTTAAAATTAGTTTGCTATCTGTATTTGGACCTGTTAACCCTTATGCGCCTCCACAGTTTCATATTTCTCACTGTTTAACTAAAGACCTGATTTATCTTTTTAAGGTCCAAAGATTTATTATCTCACACTTAACCACACAGTAGCTGCCACATTTTTGGCCACTTACTTAGACCAACATTGTCTTTTTACAACTCTCTGCTTCTTTCTTCATTACTCGGGGGAAGCGATGGCcaggtggtattattgctgatctgttaatccagagatccaggcaaTGTTCGGGgggcctgtgttcaaatcctgccatggcagatggtgaaatttgaattcaataaaaatgtctggacttaagagcctaatgatgaccatgaatccattgccaatcattgggaaaaccccatctggttcactaatgtcctttagggaaggaaactgcgtTCCTCACCTGGTATGGCCTACAAGTAACGccaagcccacagcaatgtggttgactcttaactgccctctgggcaattagggttgcgcaataaatgttgacctaaccAGCGATActtacatcctgtgaatgaatttgaaaaaaactCCTGGCACAGGCTAGTGAATCTATGATTCCATATACTGTGCCACCTAAACAACCAGCAGTAAATGCAATGAACAAAGACTCAGACTTAGTTACACAGTCCAATTAGCCAACTCTTAATCCATCAGTTTGAACAAAGTAGCATGAAACCCAAACAAACAAACTTCCCAGTTTCATTGCTATAAAATTTTATTGACATAGAGACTATTATCAAGGAAACCAGACAGCAATAGACATCTCTGTAAACCTGTGAGTGCAGATCAGACTGGTATCTTTAGATAAAGAGAGACACCAAATTAACTGCGGTGAGAAAGCCATAAACCTGTAAACGGACAGCACTGTTTTTCCTATTTATCGATGCCTTGCGAGAACTATCAGCCACCATTTGCATTTCACCCAACTTTGATGTCTTCCACTCAATCCATTCAATGTACTTCCGCACAGATGTGTAGATGCCCGGATGGATCTTGTGACCACAACCTAAGCCCCAGTTGGTGATTCCCAGTTGATAGAATTTTCCTGCTCCAAGGACTTTACATACCAATGGGCCTCCACTATCTGTCTGCAATAGAACAGGAAGAATATGATTGTACGACCAATGGATGCCAGTCTGTCCCAGCCAGCTTTATCCAGGCTTGATTTTACACAGATCCCAAAAGAATGGGTTCTGCATATGACTGTACTTCTTCAACCAGTCCCATTCAATAACAAAGATTTCAATTCCTTTTTTTATAGTACCTACCTGACACCTGTCTGGTCCTGCCCATTTAAATCCAGCACACAGGACTTGATCAGACAATGAGCCATTGTACCAATCACCCTGATTACAGATAGCTGTCGGGATTATACTGATTTCTTGTTCCTGTAAAATATCTGCTCGTCTACCTAGGTCAAAGAAAACCAGATAATAAGATTGATAATGTTTTCTTAGTTCAATTTTTTGATAGCATAGAATTTATGTATTGCTGTTaaaggcacattttgtcaacATGTTTCATCTTGCACACAACGGAATATTTGCGAGATTACAAATTTTAGGTGAAAACCAACTAGTGAATGAGTGGAGAGCattgattggtagaggtgttgctTTGAAAATGTACCAGTCAATGATGACATAATTAACTACTAGGCTTCATTTAAATGTTAAACTTGGTAGGCTGACTCTGATTGGTAAAGATTGCCCTGAGAGATGTCCCAGTGAATGACAGTCATCTGTTTTGTTCAGTTGAAACAGATACAGCAGGATCCTGTGTATCTCATAAGAATGCCTCAACTTTAACTGTCTGGAAAGAAACTTTCGGACACCTACATTGAGCTTTAGACAACAGTCTATCCAGAAGGATACGCAGCTCCACAATCTTGACCATTTTGGGAAGAAAATGGGAGAATATCTGCCTCCTAAACCATTAATGAAAAGTTTCAGAATCATGTTGACAAAAGTGAATGCAACTTTGAGAATTCAGGCAAATAACTGAACAGTTTAGAcagacctttactctgtatctatcttATGCTGTATCTACCCTGGAGTATTGGATGTGCATCATGAAGGAGCTTCAATTTGTACCCAACATTGCTACCTGCCCTGATTGTGTTTGattggacagtgtagagggactaGTGTAGCGTTCAACTCCTAGTGGCACTCAATTGTAAAAGACTGAAGTGACTGGGTAATGGTATCCCCTTCTCATGCTACATCCAACATAAGGGATGGATTATTGGAACATCTCAATTCCTATTGACCTATCCAAACAGGAGAGTTCCACATCCTGGAATCCAGACTATACAGTAATTGAAATTGCCGCTAAGTTACAGAATGGATTATTAGAAATTGTACAACACTGGAATCACATCAATtacataataataataatcatgTTAGTAGAGCTGGTTTGGCATTCAAGTGTTGTTTTTGCTATATATCAGAAGTGAGTTAAACCTAACAGAACTTATTGCTCTGATTGGTTGAATTACTTTGAAGCAGTCAGTTGTCCATgagacctatcacctccatccccatcctcattcacctattgtactctttgctaccttcccccaccctcctctctgacctatcatcaccatccccacccccattcacctattgtactttttgctaccttctccccagccccacccctatttatctctccattctgGAGGCTTCccacctctattcctgataaaggtcttttgcccgaaacattgattttcctgcccctctgatctaaactctgatttaaaCTCTGGCGATGTTTCAAGGCTCAATCTCTTGTTTTCCCATTTGAATTTCCTGTGAATGCTGATAATTTCCTCAGTATTGTTCTCAAGGCATGGACAATGAACTTGTCCATTGATGAAAAGCCAGTGGTGAACATTCTTCATGAAGAGCTAGCTAGGCTACTTATGAGGCATGAAGAATAAACCACAAAGTATTATATTTTAGTGACACGTAGGCCAGACTTTACAAGGTGAAAAGGACAGGCTTTCTTCCTAGGGAAATTAGTGATTCAGTTGAGTTTTGAGGACAGCTTTCACATTCTTTTAATCCAATGTCTACTCAATTTGGGAGTGAATCTTTTTGATATCTGGATTACTAAAAATTATCATTAATGATGACAAACATCATTAGCCTACCCACACCCAGCACTTAAGACCTGAGACAAGATCGAATGAGACTCTCTGCTTGTGCTGTTAAACCAGGAAGTGAATCTAAACAAACTGACAACTTTCTTACCTTTGCCCTCCACCATGCCCCATCCGGCAGTGACACAAGGCTTGAGTTCAGCAATATCAAGTTTCTGATACTGAAGACACACTGGCTGCACATAGTCGGTGAACACAATGGGATCAGTGACCTTGATGAGGGCAATGTCGTTAGATTCTGTGTCCGGATTGTAATTTTCGTGCTTGATGACCTCTGCAACTGGTCTGGCATATGTGTCTTTACTAAACCTCGAGATCTGTTCTAATCCAAACACCAGCATAATTTTCTCCACATTGCTTAGGAAGGATATAAGGAGATTTGTATAAATTAGAGGGGACACTTGTAGCAGCTGTTTTGACAAATTGAAGATTTTTTTGGACAGTTCCCTCACTCAATAGCTCAATGATATTGAGATCCAGAAACATAATTACTCGATGATCATCTAAACCTAACTTATCCCTGTTAGGTATGAGAATTGTTAGGACATTATCATTTATGATGTTCCTGAGCATCATGGAGGATAAGTGAATCAACTAGGGCTCCCACTCCTTCTATCAGTGATCTCAGAGGAGAAGAAAGCTGAGTTTGAAAAACTCTCAGACACTGGAGGAACCGATATAATTAATTTACAAGACCACAGTCCATGTTTATCTTCAATTTGGCAAGACCGGCCATGACTAGTACACTGCAATTCCTGATACATATCTTAAAACAAAAGTCTCTATATCTTTTATTTTTAGGAGCTATGGATCTTAGGGATCTCAGGTGAGCATTAAATCTGAGCACCATATAATTTGCTGCACCTCAAATAACACTAGCTAATCTCAGTGTTCTGATTTCAGATTTGTCTACTAGTCAAGCAAAAACCCTTTTCAAACCTGTAGGTTGACAAAATCCAAATAGGACAAGGCATCATTTCAGCATGCATGCATCTTCTCTATTCTGTGGTACATTGCTATACATTTACCTACAGCAGAGATCCCCTTAGTTCAGTCACTTAATTTCGTGTTTACTTCTTGGTCAATCAGGTTTTAAGGAAGATAAACCTGGAGTTTTGAGTTGTTGCTACTAAAAAACTTGCAGCCAGAACTTTTAAATGGAGTGTGCACTTAGTCCCTATGGGCAGAAGTCCCAGGTTTAATGAGTAGGTTATTGGGGACAAGGCCTTGAGTAGTTCCCTGTGTTCACTGGGGTTTTGCTGCTGCTTAGCTCAGCTTGTCCATTCTGGTAAGATCTAAAAGAATCATCTGGAGCTGAGTTGGATGAATCTCAACTCTGGTTCCACTGAACTGATCCTTTGAATGGAACAAGGTATCAtcaaaatataacaaaaaaaCTGGTCTTTTATCTCATTGATCTTTGTAGAAGCTTGTAGTGTGCATATTGGctgttgtgtttcctacatttaaacagtgactacacttcaaaaataattggTTTATGTCAATCACTTTGGGACAATATGAAGTCATGACAAACTTTATACAAATCTAAGTATTTTTTATAGCAAGGGGTAAGTTCAGATGAGACAAATAGGATAGGCAGTCATCTATCACAGTTGTATGGTTAGCAGCTGCTCAGTTTCCCTTTCAgtatccattattaaggatgagatagcAGAGTACCTCGAAGTAAAATAGGAccgagtcagcacagctttgtcaaagggtcatgcctgacaaatttgttaggaTTCTTTTAGGAGggaatgagcaagttagacaaaggggaGCCAGTGAATGGgatctatctggatttccagaaaggtgtacacaggaggttgctaaataagataatagcccatggtgttagggacaaaatgctggcatggatagaggattgactgactgccAGAAGTCAGAGAGTGGAGATATAGGGATTTTTTCCAGTTTGGCAGCCTGAAAATGGAGTTACACAGGGGTCCAaattgggatcacaactattcacctTATACATTTacgatgaaggaactgagtgagcaaatgacacaaagataggtggagggacaggtatgttgaggaagcagggaggctgcagaaggagttggacaggcaagagagtgggaaaagaagtggcagatgaaatgtaatgtACAAGAAGAgaatttattagattacttatagtgtggaaacaggcccttcggcccaacaagtccacactgaccctccaaagagcaacccacccagatccatttctctacatttaccctttcacctaacactacgggcaatttaatacggccaattcacctgacctgcatatttttggactgtgggaggaaaccagagcacccggaggaaacccatgcagacatggggagaatgtgcaaactccacacagacagttgcctgatgtgGGAGAGtctgaggtaatgcactttggtagaaagaatagaggcattgactattttctaaacagggaaaggctttggaaatctgaagcacaaaggggttaaggatcctagttcaggattctcttaaggttaacatgcaggttcagttggggagttaggaaggcaaatgcaatgttagcatttatttcaagaggactggaatacaagagcaaggatgtactgctgaggctgtattagattctggtcaaactgcatttggaatattgtgagcagatgTGGGCtgtgtatctaaggaaagatgcgCTGGACTTGGAAGGCTCCAGAGCAGGTTTATGTGCTCGATCCTGGGGATAAAGGGCTTGAAACAGTTGAAGACTTTTGGTCTGTACtcagtagagtttagaagatgaggggggatctgactgaagCTTACAGAAGACTGAGAGGCCTgtatagagtggacatggagaaactAAGACACGAGAGCACAGTGTCAGAATGAAGGGACCTTTTACAATTAAGATGAGGAATAATtacttcagccagaaggtggttaatctgtggaactcattgctgcagagagctatggaggccaagtcattgagcgtatttaagacagagataggtttttGATCAAGGGATCAAGAGTTACGGCAGGACAATATGGCTAATAAACAtgttagccatgatcaaatagcaaAGTTTGaccaatgggtcaaatggcctaattctactcctctACTTATAGACTTCTCTTTAAAAAAGAGGTTCTGTAGTGTGCTACTCAACAGTTTACACAGATATTTGGCCTGTACTACTGCCATACATCTTTTTAACTGATAATTACAATCATTGCTTTTGtagcaaaattgatgtttcatATTCAGAAGGCATAGGACATCATTACGGGATACGGTGATATGTAGATAGACCAGTTCTGTCCATGTAGAGTTGGGTGTGCTAGGCCACATGCAATGACACTACAATTGTCATACAATCCAAAAGAAACATAGATCCACATACCATGAGGAAGCATTATCAAGGCATTGAACCCTGGCTAGTTAGTGACCTCCCACTTCTGTTCAAGAAGTGAGACTCACTCCACACAGTTTTCCCATTAAATGTCATCTGGAAAGTATAAATTTCAGATGCAGCATGATGATTTTCGGAGTCCGAAGTCAGGCTGTACCAGACTAAATTAATAACAAATTCAATTAGCTCTCCCTGCCACTGCTTGTAGTGGACAAGTTTGACTCAATGGTAGTGTTCCCACCTCTGAGTCTGAGCAATACACATAGCTAATTTAGC of the Chiloscyllium plagiosum isolate BGI_BamShark_2017 chromosome 23, ASM401019v2, whole genome shotgun sequence genome contains:
- the LOC122561507 gene encoding acrosin-like; this translates as MLVFGLEQISRFSKDTYARPVAEVIKHENYNPDTESNDIALIKVTDPIVFTDYVQPVCLQYQKLDIAELKPCVTAGWGMVEGKGRRADILQEQEISIIPTAICNQGDWYNGSLSDQVLCAGFKWAGPDRCQTDSGGPLVCKVLGAGKFYQLGITNWGLGCGHKIHPGIYTSVRKYIEWIEWKTSKLGEMQMVADSSRKASINRKNSAVRLQVYGFLTAVNLVSLFI